From Phragmites australis chromosome 5, lpPhrAust1.1, whole genome shotgun sequence, a single genomic window includes:
- the LOC133919967 gene encoding UDP-glucuronate 4-epimerase 1-like, producing the protein MRVLEDDLFPSTPGKVKIERAGAMNRQLHRCFASTSTMFLWALVLVAMTASYLSFQSFVDTSSKYFAVSWGGLHWERQIRASAAPRRPPGSAAGAGMSVLVTGAAGFVGTHCSLALRKRGDGVVGIDNFNAYYDPSLKKARKALLASHGVFVVEGDINDGRLLAKLFDVVPFTHVLHLAAQAGVRYAMENPASYVHSNIAGLVTLLEACKDADPQPAIVWASSSSVYGLNDKIPFSERDRTDQPASLYAATKKAGEEITHTYNHIYGLSITGLRFFTVYGPWGRPDMAYFSFTRNILQGKPITVYRGKDHVDLARDFTYIDDIVKGCLGSLDTAGKSTGTGGKKRRPAPYRIFNLGNTSPVTVPNLVSILEKHLRVKAKKNVIEMPGNGDVPFTHANITLAREQLGYKPTTNLDSGLKKFVKWYLSYYGYSRGPKNLRQ; encoded by the coding sequence ATGCGGGTGCTGGAGGACGACCTCTTCCCCTCCACCCCGGGGAAGGTCAAGATCGAGAGGGCGGGCGCCATGAACCGGCAGCTGCACCGCTGCTTCGCGTCGACAAGCACCATGTTCCTCTGGGCGCTCGTCCTCGTCGCCATGACGGCGTCTTACCTCAGCTTCCAGTCATTCGTCGACACCTCCTCCAAGTACTTCGCGGTATCCTGGGGCGGCCTGCACTGGGAGCGGCAGATCCGCGCGTCCGCCGCGCCGAGGCGGCCGCCTGGGTCGGCGGCTGGGGCGGGGATGTCGGTGCTAGTGACCGGCGCGGCGGGGTTCGTCGGCACGCACTGCTCGCTCGCGCTCCGCAAACGCGGGGACGGCGTCGTTGGGATCGACAACTTCAACGCGTACTACGACCCCTCGCTCAAGAAGGCGCGCAAGGCGCTGCTCGCCTCCCACGGGGTCTTCGTCGTGGAGGGCGACATCAACGACGGCCGCCTCCTCGCCAAGCTCTTCGACGTCGTGCCATTCACGCACGTGCTCCACCTCGCCGCGCAGGCCGGCGTGCGCTACGCCATGGAGAACCCGGCATCCTACGTGCACTCCAACATCGCCGGCCTCGTCACGCTCCTCGAGGCTTGCAAGGACGCCGATCCCCAGCCAGCCATCGTCTGGGCGTCATCCTCCTCCGTCTATGGCCTCAACGACAAGATCCCTTTCTCGGAGCGCGACCGCACCGACCAACCGGCCTCGCTCTACGCGGCGACCAAGAAGGCCGGCGAGGAGATCACCCACACGTACAACCACATCTACGGCCTCTCCATCACCGGCCTCCGCTTCTTCACCGTGTACGGGCCCTGGGGCCGGCCGGACATGGCCTACTTCTCTTTCACCCGCAACATCCTGCAGGGGAAGCCCATCACGGTGTACCGCGGCAAGGACCACGTCGACCTGGCCCGCGACTTCACCTACATCGACGACATCGTCAAGGGCTGCCTGGGCTCCCTCGACACAGCCGGCAAGAGCACCGGCACCGGCGGCAAGAAGCGCAGGCCGGCGCCCTACAGGATTTTCAACCTCGGCAACACCTCGCCCGTCACGGTGCCCAACCTGGTGTCCATTCTCGAGAAGCACCTCCGCGTGAAGGCCAAGAAGAATGTGATCGAGATGCCTGGCAATGGCGACGTGCCCTTCACCCACGCGAACATCACCCTCGCGAGGGAGCAACTCGGGTACAAGCCGACCACCAACCTCGACTCCGGCCTGAAGAAGTTCGTCAAGTGGTACCTCTCCTACTACGGCTACAGCAGGGGACCCAAGAACTTGCGACAATAA
- the LOC133919968 gene encoding pyruvate dehydrogenase E1 component subunit alpha-1, mitochondrial-like: MDTYRYHGHSMPDPGSTYRTRDEISGVRQERDPIERVRKLILAHGLATAAELKDMEKEIRKEVDDAIAKAKGSSMPDTSDLFTNVYKKGFGV; encoded by the exons ATGGATACCTACAGGTACCATGGCCACTCTATGCCAGACCCAGGAAGCACTTACCGCACCAGGGATGAGATTTCAGGTGTAAGACAG GAACGTGATCCAATTGAGAGAGTCAGAAAGTTGATCTTGGCACATGGCCTAGCAACTGCTGCTGAGCTCAAG GATATGGAGAAAGAAATTAGGAAAGAAGTAGATGACGCCATTGCTAAAGCAAAG GGAAGTTCTATGCCTGATACTTCTGATCTCTTCACAAATGTTTATAAGAAGGGCTTCGGCGTGTAG